One window of Elaeis guineensis isolate ETL-2024a chromosome 11, EG11, whole genome shotgun sequence genomic DNA carries:
- the LOC105054438 gene encoding uncharacterized protein, translated as MATEEGRDEHLSSLFPPVPTFQFQALDPPIVTSLGLGFGIGLGFLLFTRSRSIKPLSTAIMVADGAIKGTKVLQDLHSPSPKVIVFASKALIKGYKASKRFIPAGTNLGIHPLIAKRLKAYLSAINLVRYATSPLYADGFLGLGLLKGGYKFSKNFLKVLEGFMGLQLDSALKNGVDTLGLLVRVVFVARELKQWIVIGWPRKRRHECGFARRIDMRYGACLCYERTNFDGDCRYVTGFPVENFPKLERAVISEMPSEPDLSELLCLSIPVHEVIPMNLL; from the coding sequence ATGGCAACCGAAGAAGGAAGAGACGAACACCTCTCCTCCTTGTTCCCTCCGGTCCCGACCTTCCAATTCCAAGCCCTAGACCCCCCTATCGTCACCTCTCTGGGGTTAGGGTTTGGGATTGGATTGGGGTTTCTCCTCTTCACCCGATCCAGATCCATCAAACCCCTTTCCACCGCCATCATGGTCGCCGACGGCGCCATCAAGGGCACCAAGGTCCTCCAGGATCTCCACTCTCCTTCCCCTAAAGTGATCGTCTTCGCTTCCAAGGCCTTGATCAAGGGCTACAAGGCTTCGAAGCGCTTCATTCCAGCCGGAACCAACCTCGGAATCCATCCCCTCATCGCCAAGAGGCTCAAAGCTTATTTGAGCGCCATCAATTTGGTCAGATACGCGACCTCACCTCTCTATGCGGATGGATTCCTGGGGTTGGGGCTCCTGAAGGGTGGCtacaagttttccaagaatttcTTGAAAGTTCTCGAAGGGTTTATGGGCTTGCAATTGGATTCGGCTCTCAAGAATGGCGTCGATACCTTGGGTTTGCTGGTTAGGGTTGTGTTTGTTGCAAGAGAGCTCAAGCAATGGATTGTGATCGGATGGCCGAGAAAGAGGCGGCACGAGTGTGGCTTCGCGAGACGCATCGATATGAGGTATGGGGCTTGTTTGTGTTATGAAAGAACGAATTTTGACGGGGATTGTAGATATGTGACAGGTTTTCCTGTAGAGAATTTTCCTAAATTGGAGAGAGCAGTGATTAGTGAAATGCCTTCGGAGCCGGATCTTTCTGAACTGCTGTGCTTGTCTATTCCTGTACATGAGGTGATACCAATGAATTTACTGTAG
- the LOC140852582 gene encoding uncharacterized protein, giving the protein MLQDLIHPPSEPLSIESPMAAQMLDFCDEAGSDLFLPDPQLLRSSDDVSTSSAAHSVSVSVSDATPPLCCYTDASFSPSIADACSPFPSIDAATLSALLDAPQPPDLLPAVSNPSPTNPSSMFPIPPQYVGEQHQMVDPFDQIGLTDPIPIGGYGSYSPESMVPIQIGGPSAQQQAPAYEEECLAAMPGGLVGLEAAVQSPSCAFLEGGGIGAFYHQGGMVGGEGHQGFFNAGMMMVGSRGEVVEYQPLVEGVGNVGIYGPDSLQPVYSSSDLQQVIGGNQHLMGGCGGGPTPLPASDIAALDESTFKVGRLSVEERKEKIHRYMKKRNERNFSKKIKYACRKTLADSRPRVRGRFAKNDEFGEATRSTSSHHEFDDEEEVVVKEQEDIHDSSDILAHISGVNSFKYNYTLESWI; this is encoded by the exons ATGTTGCAGGACCTGATCCATCCTCCCTCGGAGCCGCTCTCCATT GAGAGCCCCATGGCGGCACAGATGCTGGACTTCTGCGACGAAGCAGGAAGCGATCTCTTCCTCCCCGATCCCCAACTCCTCCGCTCCTCCGACGACGTCTCCACCTCCTCCGCTGCTCACTCCGTCTCCGTCTCCGTCTCCGACGCCACCCCACCTCTCTGCTGCTACACAGACGCCTCTTTCAGCCCTTCCATCGCCGACGCCTGCTCCCCCTTCCCCTCCATCGACGCCGCCACCCTCTCCGCCCTCCTCGACGCGCCGCAGCCGCCGGACCTCCTCCCCGCGGTCAGTAACCCGTCCCCGACCAACCCCTCCTCGATGTTCCCGATCCCACCGCAGTACGTCGGGGAACAGCACCAGATGGTGGACCCTTTCGACCAGATCGGGCTAACGGATCCGATCCCAATTGGCGGGTACGGCTCCTACTCGCCCGAGTCCATGGTGCCGATCCAGATAGGGGGCCCGTCGGCGCAGCAGCAGGCGCCGGCGTACGAGGAGGAGTGCCTGGCGGCGATGCCGGGCGGGCTCGTGGGGTTGGAGGCGGCGGTGCAGTCGCCGTCGTGCGCGTTTCTGGAAGGGGGTGGTATCGGGGCGTTTTACCATCAGGGGGGGATGGTGGGAGGAGAAGGGCATCAGGGCTTCTTTAATGCGGGGATGATGATGGTGGGATCCAGGGGGGAGGTGGTGGAGTACCAGCCACTGGTGGAGGGGGTGGGAAACGTGGGGATCTACGGCCCGGATTCCCTGCAGCCAGTCTACAGCTCCAGCGACCTGCAGCAG GTGATCGGAGGAAATCAGCATCTGATGGGCGGGTGTGGTGGCGGGCCAACACCATTGCCAGCATCAGATATTGCAGCATTGGATGAGTCCACCTTCAAAGTTGGTCGCCTCTCcgtggaagagaggaaggagaagatccATAGGTACATGAAGAAGAGGAATGAAAGAAACTTCAGCAAAAAGATCAAG TATGCTTGTAGGAAAACTCTAGCAGACAGCCGACCTCGTGTCCGAGGGCGATTTGCAAAGAACGATGAGTTTGGAGAGGCAACAAGATCCACCTCAAGTCACCATGAGTTTGATGATGAGGAAGAA GTGGTAGTGAAGGAACAAGAAGATATACACGACTCCTCAGATATACTTGCCCACATCAGTGGCGTGAATTCCTTTAAATACAACTACACTCTGGAGTCGTGGATATGA